One genomic region from Pseudoduganella dura encodes:
- the galU gene encoding UTP--glucose-1-phosphate uridylyltransferase GalU — MNKIRKAVFPVAGLGSRFLPATKAQPKEMLPIVDKPLIQYAVEEAVAAGITDLVFITGRNKRAIEDHFDTAYELEAELEAAQKQQLLELVQNVIPKNVNCIYIRQSAPLGLGHAVLCARPVVGNDPFAVLLADDFMDTPEGVRPVLAQMTERYDFERASLLAVQEVPRENTRQYGIVSATPYRDRLELVSGIVEKPTPEKAPSTLAVVGRYVLSARIFDFLEQVGKGAGGEIQLTDGIAALLQHERVLAFRYDGQRYDCGSKLGYLKATVAMGLKHPETGADFAEFVKQTKELL; from the coding sequence ATGAATAAAATTCGCAAGGCCGTCTTCCCCGTCGCAGGCCTCGGCAGCCGCTTCCTTCCCGCCACCAAGGCGCAGCCGAAGGAAATGCTGCCCATCGTCGACAAGCCGTTGATCCAGTACGCGGTCGAGGAGGCCGTGGCGGCCGGCATCACCGACCTGGTGTTCATCACCGGCCGCAACAAGCGGGCGATCGAGGATCACTTCGACACCGCCTACGAGCTGGAGGCGGAGCTGGAAGCGGCGCAGAAGCAGCAATTGCTGGAACTCGTGCAGAACGTGATCCCGAAGAACGTCAACTGCATCTACATCCGCCAGTCGGCGCCGCTGGGCCTGGGCCACGCGGTGCTGTGCGCGCGGCCGGTTGTCGGCAACGATCCGTTCGCCGTGCTGCTGGCGGACGACTTCATGGACACGCCGGAAGGCGTGCGCCCCGTGCTGGCGCAGATGACCGAGCGCTACGACTTCGAGCGCGCCAGCCTGCTGGCGGTGCAGGAAGTGCCGCGCGAGAACACGCGCCAGTACGGTATCGTCAGCGCCACCCCGTACCGCGACCGGCTCGAACTGGTCTCCGGCATCGTCGAGAAGCCGACGCCCGAAAAGGCGCCGTCGACGCTGGCCGTGGTGGGCCGCTACGTGCTGTCGGCGCGCATCTTCGATTTCCTCGAGCAGGTGGGCAAGGGCGCCGGCGGCGAGATCCAGCTGACGGACGGCATCGCCGCGCTGCTGCAGCACGAGCGCGTGCTGGCCTTCCGCTACGATGGCCAGCGCTACGACTGCGGCTCCAAGCTGGGCTACCTGAAGGCCACCGTGGCGATGGGCCTGAAGCACCCGGAAACGGGCGCGGACTTCGCCGAGTTCGTGAAGCAGACGA